One region of Ferrimicrobium sp. genomic DNA includes:
- a CDS encoding NRAMP family divalent metal transporter, protein MQNLDPRVDNDESAIRGGLGKITFTELRSSPSFKRKLLALLAVIGPGIIVMVGDNDAGGITTYAQAGQAYGYSLLWLMPVLVIVLAVSQEMVVRLGAVTGVGHGKLLKERFGRFWAAFSVVDLFVLNLLTLITEFIGVRYALGYFGVPPAIAVTLMGIVLVAAVASGRFERWERFMLILVLVSLLVVPLVLLTPWHAGGIATGMLIPGVKGGITSTATIFIIGIVGTTIAPWQLFFQQSNVVDKRITPRWIKYERADTFLGSIVTNVAGALVMVAAAAVFVGFKVGAFQNAGVLAEGFAKHAGSIAGVIFAIILLEASLIGAATVTLSTSYALGDLFGVDQSLNTPVREAKGFYASYVILVAISAGVVLIPSLPLSLVNLAVQVLAGVLLPSALLFLLLLCNDKGIMGPWINPPWLNVLATFIVSLLLQLSLILTIVTVFPTISVTGLLVGTFIPVVAVTVGVAYYQFKVREREEIDKAARLSWSMPAAALLHRPVQSRGRSLILLFVRVYLIIAVVLMVVSFFRLGS, encoded by the coding sequence GTGCAAAACCTCGATCCACGTGTGGATAACGACGAGTCGGCGATTCGTGGTGGCCTTGGCAAGATTACCTTTACCGAACTTCGCTCATCACCCTCGTTCAAACGCAAGTTACTCGCCCTCCTAGCGGTCATCGGCCCCGGCATCATTGTGATGGTGGGCGATAACGATGCAGGGGGGATCACCACCTATGCTCAGGCGGGTCAAGCCTATGGCTACTCGCTGCTATGGCTCATGCCGGTGCTTGTCATTGTCCTTGCCGTCTCCCAGGAGATGGTGGTCCGGTTGGGGGCAGTGACCGGTGTAGGGCATGGAAAGCTCCTCAAGGAGCGCTTTGGTAGGTTCTGGGCCGCGTTTTCCGTGGTTGATCTATTCGTCCTGAACCTGTTAACGCTCATTACTGAGTTCATCGGCGTCCGCTATGCGCTTGGGTATTTTGGAGTCCCTCCTGCGATCGCCGTGACACTGATGGGCATCGTGTTGGTGGCTGCGGTGGCAAGTGGGCGATTCGAACGCTGGGAGCGTTTTATGCTCATTCTCGTCCTCGTGAGCCTTCTCGTGGTGCCGTTAGTGCTGCTCACACCTTGGCACGCGGGAGGTATTGCAACCGGCATGCTGATCCCCGGTGTCAAGGGCGGGATTACCTCGACGGCGACGATCTTCATTATCGGTATTGTGGGGACCACCATCGCCCCTTGGCAGCTGTTCTTCCAGCAGTCGAACGTGGTCGACAAGAGGATCACCCCCCGCTGGATCAAATACGAACGCGCGGATACCTTCCTTGGCTCCATCGTCACGAACGTGGCAGGCGCCTTGGTGATGGTGGCGGCGGCGGCGGTGTTCGTCGGCTTTAAGGTGGGAGCCTTCCAGAATGCGGGAGTCCTTGCTGAGGGGTTCGCCAAGCATGCTGGCTCCATCGCCGGTGTGATCTTTGCGATCATCTTGCTCGAGGCCTCGCTGATCGGGGCCGCAACAGTGACACTCTCGACCTCGTATGCACTCGGCGACCTCTTTGGGGTTGACCAGTCGCTCAATACTCCAGTGCGAGAAGCCAAGGGCTTCTATGCCTCCTACGTGATACTCGTCGCCATCTCGGCCGGTGTGGTACTGATTCCTTCGCTGCCACTGAGCCTGGTCAACCTCGCCGTACAGGTGTTGGCAGGCGTACTGTTGCCGAGTGCGTTGCTCTTTCTCCTTCTGCTCTGTAATGACAAGGGAATCATGGGACCTTGGATCAACCCTCCGTGGTTGAACGTCTTGGCGACCTTTATCGTCTCGCTGCTCTTGCAGTTGTCGCTGATTCTGACCATTGTCACCGTGTTCCCTACCATATCGGTTACGGGGCTGCTTGTGGGAACCTTTATCCCTGTCGTCGCCGTGACGGTTGGGGTGGCCTACTACCAGTTCAAGGTGCGTGAACGAGAAGAGATCGACAAGGCGGCCCGTCTGAGTTGGTCGATGCCTGCAGCTGCCTTGTTGCACCGTCCAGTTCAGTCACGAGGTCGGAGTCTCATTCTTCTCTTTGTTCGGGTGTATCTCATTATCGCTGTCGTGCTGATGGTCGTCAGTTTTTTCCGTCTCGGATCCTGA
- a CDS encoding class I SAM-dependent methyltransferase, which yields MDQHDRDRRLALAFASTAPGYFSPDQLAVLAHFTEDAIARSRGPLLEIGSYCGRSTVVIGTIAQRHHRHFITVDRHLGSIEMQPPFPYFDPAIIDSVHGRLDSLTVLMDTLELAGLRDSVTVMVTTSQVLAHLLRPGFSMIMIDGGHDALSAWTDYLCAIELLADDGTLVVDDVFEDPSLGGRPPFEVMTAALHSGFTLAERSGPLVALRRTTAPSFAR from the coding sequence TTGGACCAGCACGATAGGGATCGACGGTTGGCGCTCGCGTTTGCGTCAACCGCACCTGGTTACTTCTCCCCAGACCAGCTAGCAGTTCTCGCCCACTTCACCGAAGACGCGATCGCCAGATCCAGGGGACCGCTCCTTGAGATTGGGAGCTACTGTGGCCGGTCGACAGTAGTCATTGGGACGATCGCGCAACGTCACCATCGCCACTTCATTACCGTTGATCGCCATCTAGGATCGATCGAAATGCAGCCCCCGTTCCCCTACTTCGATCCCGCAATCATCGACAGCGTCCATGGACGTCTCGACTCACTCACCGTCCTCATGGACACACTCGAACTCGCTGGGCTACGTGACTCGGTAACGGTCATGGTCACCACAAGCCAGGTGCTCGCGCATCTGCTACGCCCCGGATTCTCGATGATCATGATCGATGGCGGCCACGATGCGCTCTCCGCATGGACCGATTATCTCTGTGCCATTGAACTGCTCGCCGACGACGGAACCCTCGTGGTCGACGACGTCTTTGAAGATCCAAGCCTTGGAGGTCGCCCACCCTTTGAGGTGATGACCGCTGCGCTCCACTCGGGCTTTACGCTCGCGGAACGCAGTGGACCTCTCGTCGCGTTACGACGCACCACAGCACCCTCATTCGCGCGCTAA
- a CDS encoding CBS domain-containing protein — MEQLLWFTEVVRNPVFVQGSEIGKVEDAVLRLEESRYPVLTGFLVSVNDASIFISSDKLEHLSDESISTNQALAEFSPFERRPQEILIERDLLNHHLIWAKSKLRPRLVTAKDVGFGRQGAFWRAISIDVATAHRSRWLKAKRSARDHSLVDWLDLVPLVGHVPSARKRLELRSIRKLHPAQLADLLEEASEVEGQEILGALQADPEFEADVVEELAPARQRDAIRHRTDAEVGELLSEMEPDDAVDLLLSLDQERREGVLAAVPEPARESINRLLNYHPESAGGLMTTDVITLNPGATIAHACDDLRSRESLPHNLWSIFLTDDSGCLFGQIPISALISANPEDTLAQHAEADPPVVRPDSDLSEVAVLMADYNLAALAVVDDSGLLLGSVTVDDVLPRTIAPAWRRRQEALSE, encoded by the coding sequence ATGGAACAACTCCTATGGTTTACCGAGGTTGTCCGCAATCCCGTCTTTGTGCAGGGATCAGAGATTGGCAAGGTTGAGGACGCGGTCCTACGGCTTGAAGAGTCAAGATACCCGGTCCTCACTGGATTTCTCGTCTCGGTCAACGACGCCTCCATCTTCATCTCCAGCGACAAACTTGAGCACCTCTCCGACGAGTCGATCTCGACCAATCAGGCCCTCGCCGAGTTCTCTCCGTTCGAGCGGCGCCCACAGGAGATCCTGATCGAGCGCGATCTGCTCAACCATCACCTCATCTGGGCGAAATCCAAGCTCCGTCCGCGCTTAGTCACGGCAAAGGATGTCGGATTCGGCCGCCAGGGGGCCTTTTGGCGAGCGATCTCTATCGATGTGGCAACGGCGCACCGGAGTCGGTGGCTCAAGGCGAAGCGATCCGCCAGGGATCACTCTCTTGTCGACTGGCTTGACCTCGTGCCGCTCGTTGGTCATGTCCCAAGCGCACGCAAACGTCTTGAACTACGTAGCATCCGTAAGCTCCACCCCGCCCAGCTCGCAGACCTCCTTGAGGAAGCGTCCGAGGTTGAGGGTCAAGAGATTCTCGGTGCGCTGCAGGCAGATCCTGAGTTCGAGGCCGATGTAGTCGAGGAGCTCGCCCCTGCAAGGCAACGCGACGCCATTCGCCATCGGACGGATGCTGAGGTTGGCGAGTTGCTCAGCGAGATGGAGCCTGACGACGCGGTCGACCTCCTCTTAAGTCTCGACCAGGAACGACGCGAAGGCGTGCTAGCCGCGGTGCCCGAACCCGCTCGCGAGTCGATCAATCGCCTACTCAACTACCATCCAGAGTCCGCCGGTGGCCTGATGACCACCGACGTTATCACACTCAACCCTGGTGCCACCATCGCCCATGCCTGTGACGACCTCAGGAGTCGGGAATCACTCCCCCACAACTTGTGGTCAATCTTTCTCACCGACGACTCCGGCTGTCTCTTTGGCCAGATTCCGATCTCCGCCCTCATCAGTGCAAATCCAGAGGATACCCTCGCCCAGCACGCCGAAGCAGATCCTCCGGTTGTGCGACCCGACTCGGATCTCAGCGAAGTAGCCGTGCTGATGGCCGACTACAATCTCGCTGCGTTGGCGGTGGTTGATGACAGTGGGCTGTTACTCGGATCGGTGACCGTCGACGACGTCCTCCCACGAACTATCGCACCGGCCTGGCGACGGCGACAAGAGGCGCTGAGCGAGTAG
- a CDS encoding glycosyltransferase family 4 protein codes for MDNTLRIAVTLYRGNPHSGGQGVYTAFLTRELAALGHHVEVFSGPPYPELDARVVLRKVPGLDLLREPDPFRIPRPSEYRSVEDLLEVGLMSIGAFPDPKGFGWRLWHHFDELRRDFDVIHDNQSLNWTLAKLARSGTPVLASIHHPISVDRRLALAAASSMKARVGLRRFYSFIPMQVAVARELPRILTVSTSSAGDLARELGIDRRRIAIVPIGVDTDLYAPQPDVHRERGLVCTTASADVPLKGLRYLIEAISLLQDTRLIIMGPHQNSTELPLLIARFGLQDRVTVTGVLSREEMVKIYARASVAVVPSLYEGFSLPAVEAMSCAVPLVASRGGALPEVVGDAGAMTTPGSARSLAEAIESVLASGAVALERGFYARERAIARFSWRSTATATVGYYRELLRSRA; via the coding sequence ATGGATAACACGTTACGAATCGCCGTTACCCTCTATCGAGGGAATCCCCATTCTGGCGGACAAGGCGTCTATACAGCCTTCCTTACCAGGGAGCTTGCTGCTCTAGGTCATCACGTCGAGGTCTTTTCGGGCCCTCCGTATCCTGAGCTCGATGCGCGAGTCGTGTTGCGTAAGGTGCCTGGTCTTGATCTGCTACGCGAACCGGACCCCTTTCGTATTCCAAGACCCTCTGAATATCGCAGCGTCGAAGACCTGCTAGAGGTGGGGCTGATGAGCATCGGGGCCTTTCCCGATCCAAAGGGTTTCGGGTGGCGCTTGTGGCACCACTTTGACGAGCTACGTCGTGATTTTGATGTGATCCACGATAACCAATCGCTCAACTGGACACTTGCGAAGTTGGCTCGATCGGGCACGCCAGTGCTCGCATCGATTCACCACCCTATCAGTGTCGACCGTCGGCTCGCCCTCGCAGCGGCTTCATCGATGAAGGCACGGGTGGGACTCCGTCGTTTCTACAGTTTTATCCCCATGCAGGTAGCGGTGGCACGAGAGCTGCCGCGCATTCTGACGGTTTCGACCTCATCGGCTGGTGATCTGGCGCGGGAACTGGGAATCGACCGGCGTCGGATCGCGATCGTCCCGATTGGGGTTGACACCGACCTTTACGCCCCCCAACCCGATGTCCATCGGGAGCGGGGGCTGGTCTGCACTACGGCAAGCGCGGACGTCCCTCTCAAGGGGCTGCGGTATCTGATCGAGGCGATCAGTCTCCTGCAAGATACCAGGCTGATCATCATGGGGCCGCATCAGAATTCGACGGAACTGCCCCTGTTGATCGCTCGCTTCGGGCTCCAAGACAGAGTCACGGTGACGGGAGTCCTTTCACGCGAGGAGATGGTCAAGATTTACGCCCGAGCAAGTGTGGCAGTGGTCCCATCACTCTATGAGGGTTTCTCGTTGCCCGCAGTCGAGGCGATGTCCTGTGCAGTCCCGTTAGTCGCTTCACGCGGTGGTGCGCTGCCTGAGGTTGTCGGGGATGCGGGAGCGATGACAACGCCGGGTTCAGCACGTTCGCTTGCCGAGGCGATCGAGTCGGTGCTTGCCTCCGGCGCGGTTGCGTTGGAACGCGGTTTCTACGCCAGAGAGCGAGCCATCGCGAGATTTTCGTGGCGTAGCACGGCTACGGCTACGGTTGGTTACTATCGAGAGCTCTTGAGGTCAAGAGCTTGA
- a CDS encoding class I SAM-dependent methyltransferase, protein MSVFEDLTVRIQHYVWQRRVESWEHEASPNLDKVIDAVLAQAAPKKWMRVLDLGCGSGQVTLRLAPSVAEITGVDISERMVARLLERAQVEGYHHVNGQVSALERLEVPAGSLDLIVSNYVFHHLNDDGKARVVHLCYGWLKPGGRLVVGDMMFGRGGTTEDRQVILEKVKLLAAKGVGGYWRIAKNALRYLLRVQEKPIAKDRWIQLLQAAGFTGVHLDSVVSEAGVVVGDKPGVAGDHVHRD, encoded by the coding sequence ATGAGCGTCTTCGAGGACCTGACGGTCCGCATCCAACACTACGTTTGGCAACGCAGAGTGGAGTCCTGGGAGCATGAGGCATCGCCCAACCTTGACAAAGTGATCGATGCAGTCCTTGCACAAGCTGCACCCAAGAAATGGATGCGTGTGCTTGACCTTGGTTGTGGGTCGGGGCAAGTAACCCTGCGACTCGCTCCTTCGGTGGCCGAGATTACAGGAGTCGACATCTCGGAACGGATGGTTGCACGTCTGTTGGAACGTGCGCAGGTTGAGGGGTATCACCATGTCAACGGACAGGTCTCAGCGCTTGAGCGTTTAGAGGTCCCCGCTGGCTCTCTCGATCTGATCGTGTCGAACTACGTCTTTCATCACCTCAATGATGATGGCAAAGCACGGGTCGTCCATCTCTGTTACGGTTGGCTCAAACCAGGAGGGCGCCTTGTTGTTGGCGATATGATGTTTGGAAGAGGCGGGACGACAGAGGATCGGCAGGTGATCCTTGAAAAGGTGAAACTTCTCGCTGCCAAGGGAGTTGGCGGCTACTGGCGCATTGCAAAGAATGCCCTGCGTTACTTACTGAGAGTCCAGGAGAAGCCGATCGCTAAGGATCGCTGGATACAGCTCCTGCAGGCAGCTGGATTTACCGGTGTTCACCTCGACAGCGTCGTCAGTGAAGCAGGTGTGGTTGTTGGTGATAAGCCCGGCGTGGCAGGAGACCACGTGCACCGCGACTAG
- a CDS encoding class I SAM-dependent methyltransferase encodes MISFRWEALGDVQGTKVLDLGAGTGRHLRALDARGAWVVAGDLRPEVHAASGGVVQLDAHHLPFRDASFDLVVVSEVLEHVPAPLLVLRECARIVGPGGRVIVSVPRCGPEVINWLISLEYHRVPGGHIHIFTRHELRELSRRAGMTVERMHHSHGLHSPYWWLKSYVGVAHSGTVWVVQRYERSLVRELMGQSPFLTRMERAMNPVLGKSIVLYLRVDDR; translated from the coding sequence TTGATTAGTTTTCGCTGGGAGGCGCTCGGCGATGTCCAGGGCACCAAGGTTCTTGACCTCGGTGCTGGAACTGGTCGGCATCTGCGAGCATTGGACGCTCGTGGGGCGTGGGTTGTGGCGGGAGATCTCCGGCCGGAGGTCCATGCGGCATCGGGCGGAGTGGTCCAACTCGATGCGCATCACCTCCCCTTCCGTGATGCTAGCTTTGACCTTGTGGTGGTATCGGAGGTGCTTGAGCACGTTCCAGCGCCTCTTCTCGTTCTCCGCGAGTGTGCACGAATCGTCGGTCCAGGTGGACGGGTCATCGTTTCGGTACCACGCTGTGGCCCCGAGGTGATCAATTGGCTGATCTCACTTGAGTATCACCGCGTCCCTGGTGGCCACATCCACATCTTTACGCGGCACGAGCTGCGAGAGCTCAGCCGCAGGGCGGGAATGACGGTGGAGAGGATGCACCATAGCCATGGACTGCACAGCCCGTATTGGTGGCTTAAGTCCTATGTTGGCGTTGCGCACTCTGGCACGGTCTGGGTTGTGCAACGTTATGAGCGATCGCTGGTACGGGAACTCATGGGCCAATCTCCGTTCTTGACCCGGATGGAGCGTGCGATGAACCCAGTGCTCGGCAAAAGTATCGTGCTGTACCTGAGAGTCGATGACCGATGA